The following DNA comes from Agromyces mangrovi.
CCGATCCACATGCCGGCCGCGCCGAGCGTCTCGATCCAGTAGCCCGACGGCTTCTCGGCGAGCTTCGCGGCGGTCTTGGCGTGGATCTCGTCGCGACGCGTCCAGCCCTCCACCTCGGAGTTCCAGCCCTCGAACGCGGGCTCGCCGATGAGGCGGCCGAGCTCGTGCAGGTCGGCGAACGCGAGCGCGACGAAGCCGTCGCTGGTCGCGAACACGCCGTAGGGGGCGCGGATGTAGACGTGCGCGTGCGGCTCGGCCGACCGCTCCTGGGTCTTCTTGCCGACGGTGAACACCGACAGCTCCTGCATCTGCAGGGTCGTCAGCGCGTCGAGCATGTTCACCGTGACGAGCTGGCCCTCGCCCGTGCGCTCGCGGTGCAGCAGCGCGGCGAGCACGCCCTCGAACGCGGTCGACGCGGTCACGGCGTCGGCGAGGTACTGGCCCGCGGGCGTCGGCTCGTCGCCGTGGCGGCCGGCCGAGAGCATCGCGCCCGACATGGCCTGCAGCAGCAGGTCCTGCCCGGGGCGGTCGCGGTACGGGCCGTCCTCGCCGTAGCCCGAGATCGACACGTAGACGATCGACGGGTTGATCGCGCGCAGCGACTCGTAGTCGACGCCGAGGCGCGCGGCGACGCCGGGGCGGTAGTTCTGCAGGAACACGTCGGCGTCGGCGACGAGGGCGCGCAGCGCCTCCTTGCCGGCATCCGACTTCAGGTCGAGGGCGACCGAGCGCTTGTTGCGGTTGAGCGACAGGAACGAGACGTTGATCTCGTTGCCCTGCGCGCCGCCCGCGGCGGCGTGACGCTGCCACTCGCCCGTGGTCGGCTCGACCTTGACGACGTCGGCGCCGAGGTCGCCCAGGCGCTGGGCGGCGAACGGCCCGGCCATGGCGATGGAGCAGTCGAGCACGCGGTAGCCCGCGAGCACTCCGGTGGACTCGGTCATCGTGTTCCCTTCGCGGCATCCGCCGTCTCGTGCTCGTGGACGCGCACCTCGGCGCCGCCCGCAGCGGACGACCGCAGCATGGCGTCGATCAGCTCGATCGAGCGCGCCGCCACCGTGGCATCCGAGTTGTTCTCCGTGCTCGCCCCCGTGATGAGGTCGATGAACCGGTTCGGCGGCACGATGCATTCGTACGCACCGGCGCCCGGCTCGATGTCGAGGTCCCACTTCTGACCGTCGTGGCGGTGCAGGCTGACCCGCTCGCGCTCGGTGTCGACGAGCAGTATGCCCTCGGTGCCGAAGATGCGGAGGTCCACCTGGTACGGGTCGCCGTCGGGCACGGTCGCGGCGCCCGAGAGCGAGCCGAGCGCGTGGTTGTCGAACGTGATCACGGCGGCGTCGTAGAGGTCGACGGCAGCGCCGGCAGTCGACACCTTGGACATGACGGATGCCGCCCGCAGCTCGGTCAGCCAGAACAGCAGCGCGCTCGAGTGGGTGACCTGGCCGTGCGCGTACCCGCCGCCGCGCGACGGCGACTGCCAGGTCGACGGGTCGGGCCCGCTGGTCTGCGAGTCCCAGAGCGCGCGGATGTGGTTCGTGTCGCCGGCGAACAGTCCGGTGGTGGGCGATGCCATGTTGCAGACGACGTGCTGGATCTCGCCCAGGTGGCCCGCCTCGACGAGCTTCCGCGCCTCGACCGTGAACGGCTTGTAGTTCCAGCCGTACGGGGCGAGGAAGTGCACGCCGGCCTCCTCGACGCGGCGCGCGAGCTCCCAGCCCTCGTCGGCGTGCAGGGTGACGGGCTTCTCGACGAGCACGTGCAGGCCGCGGTCGACCGCCTGCACCGCCTGCGCGAAGTGCAGGTCGTGCGGGGTCGTGACGACGACCGCGTCGAGCCCCTGGTCGAGCAGCTCGTCGTAGTCGCGCGTGGCCATGCCGAAGCCGAACTGGTCGCGCACGGCCGCGAGTTCAGGGCCGATGCCGCAGACGCCGACGAGCTCGACGTCGTCGCGCCCGGCGAAGATCGGGAAGTGGTTGCTGGTCGCCCACCAGCCGGCGCCGACCGCGCCGAGGCGCACCTTCCGGCTCATGCCGCGTCCCCCGTCCAGGTCCAGCGTCGTCGTCCGTCTTCAGCGGTGGCGGATGCCGCGAGCCCGCGCGCCTCCATGCGCTCGAGGTTCCCGGTGACCGGGAAGATCGAGTAGTCGAGGGCTTCCGGGGGCCACGGGCCGAGTGCCGGGCCGGCCGCGCGGATCAGTTCGAGCGCCGTGCTCGGGGCATCCTGACCCTTGAGCAGCCCGGCGAGGATCTCGTCGACCTGCTCGGTGTACGCCTCGCTCTCGTCGAGGAAGGCGGCGACGCCCTCGCCCTCGTAGACCGGGTAGTGCGCGGTGAGCAGCAGGTCGGCGTCGAGCGCTCGGAACGCGTGGATCGAGTCGACGTAGTCGGCGGTGTCGCGGTAGGTCGGCGGGAAGGCAGGACGGCCGTCGGCGAACGGCACGGTCGCGCCGAGGGTCGCGTCGCCGATCATGAGCGCGCGGTTCTCGGGGTCGTACACGGCGACGTGGCCCGGGCTGTGGCCGGGCACGTGCAGCACGGTGACGCTGCGGCCGCCGAGGTCGAAGGTCTCGCCGCCCTCGAGCGCGCGGTCGACGGGCACGAGCTGCGCCCACTCGCGGATCGACGCCGTCAGCTCGGGCGGGTCGACGAAGCCGTCGGTGTCGATGAACTCGCCGTAACGGGAGTCGATGAGCGCCTCGACGTCTTCGACCAGCGGCACGTCGGCGGCGCCCGCCATGACCTGCACGTGCGGCAGCGCCTCCGTCAGGGCGCGGTTGCCGCCCGTGTGGTCCCAGTCGCAGTGCGTGTTGACGGCCCACTTCACCTTCGCGCGCGGAATGCCCACCTCGTCGAGGTACGGCAGCAGCGTCTCGGTGATCGACGCCGGCACGCCCGTGTCGACGAGCAGCGCGGCATCCGTGCCGACCAGCAGGTAGAGGGCGACGAAGCGCTCTTCGAGGGGTGCCTGCACGCGGTGCAGGCCGGGGCGGATCTCCATCGGTCCTGGTCTCTCTCGTGTCGGTGTGTCAGCTCGCGTCGGGGAGGCTCAGCGCTCGACGCCGTCGAGCAGCATGCGGAGGCCGGCGCGGGTCGGACGCATGTGCGGCCCCGCGGGGTTGGCCCAGCCGGCGCCCTCGCGGGCGGCGGCGATCGCGGCCTCGTCGATGCGGATGCCCGCACCGGGCTCGTCGCCCAGCACGATGCCGCCGTCGACGACCTCCTGGTCGACGTGCACGCCGGGCGCGTAGTCGAGCGCCTGCACCTCGGTGGTGAGGTGGTTCGGCACGGCGGTCGCCACGTGCACGACCGCGGGGTTCGCGTTGTGGCCGACGATGCTCACCGGCAGGTCGCGCACGGCCGCCGCGAACGACAGGCGCTGGAAGTGGGTGACGCCCCAGATCGAGCCCGCCTGCACGATGTCGGGCGCGCCCGCCTCGAACAGCGGACGGAACTGCTCGACGCCGGTGAGGTTCTCGCCGGTCGCGACCGCGGCACGGATCGCGTCGCTCAGGCGCGCGTGGCCCACCGCGTCCCACCGGCGCAGCGGCTCCTCGACCCACACCAGGTCGAAGTGCTGCTCGATCGCCGAGACGTAGCGCACGGCCTGCTTCACCTGCCACGACTCGTTCGAGTCGATCATCAGCCCGGGGGCATCCGTGTGTGCCGACAGCGCGTCGCGCATGATGCCGAGTCGCCGCAGGTCGGTGTCGAGGTCGAGCCCGCCCTTGAGCTTGCCGGCGACGTAGCCGCGCTCGGCGTACTGGCCGTAGAAGGCGTGCAGGTCGTCGTCGGGCAGGGCGATGTCGAGGCCCGACGCGTAGCCGGGCACGAACCGGTCGCGGCCGCCGAGCATGCGCCAGAGCGGTTCGCCGGCGGCCTTGGCCTTGAGGTCCCAGATGGCGGAGTCGAGGGTGGCGATGCCCCCGTAGGTCGCACCGGCGTGGCTCGACTTGAAGACCTGGGCGAGCATGCGGTCGAACAGCGCCGAGACGCTGCGCGGGTCCTCCCCTCGATCGCCGGGAAGAGGCGGGCGAGGTCGGCGTGCGAGCCGATGCCGGCGCCCTCGAGGCCGGTGTCGGTCTCGAGGATGACGATGGGGACGTCGGTGACGGCATCGGGGATGTGGCCGTTGGCGTCGCCGATGGCTCGCCGCCATTCGTGCTGCGCGGTGAGGGTGCGATACCCGGTGATCTTCATATCGTCCTTGATGTCGTCACGCGGTAGGATTCAACATACATCATACAACTTTACGGAGCGGATGTCACGGGGCAGCGTCGCCCGGCCCGGTCGCCACCGGGCGGGGCGCCGATGCCTCGCGACCGCCGGGGGCGACCTCCCGCCGCAGGGAGCGTCCTCCCCGACCGCGGGAGTGTCCTCCCCCGCAGCGGGAGCGTCCTCCCGACCGCGCCGGACCCGACCGTTAGGATGCAAGCCATGTCCAACCCCGCCGGCCTTCCGAGCACGGGTGTGCCGAGCACCGGTTCCGGCGCCTCCGGCTCGCCCGCCATCCTCGGCGCGGGCAGCCGCCGCACGCCGAATGCCCGACTCGGTGTCGTCGTCGTGCACGACCTGGTCAGCGCGATCGTGACCGGCGAGGTGCAGCCCGGCGACCTCCTCCCGACCGAGTCGGTGCTCACCGAGCACTTCGGCGTGAGCCGCACCGTGATCCGCGAGTCGGTGAAGCGGCTCGAGGAGAAGGGGCTCGTGCGCGTCACCCAGGGGCGCGGTACCGAGATCACCGACCCGTCCGAGTGGAACATCCTCGACCGGGTCGTGCTGGGCGCATTCGTCGAGCACGACG
Coding sequences within:
- a CDS encoding enolase C-terminal domain-like protein; the protein is MLAQVFKSSHAGATYGGIATLDSAIWDLKAKAAGEPLWRMLGGRDRFVPGYASGLDIALPDDDLHAFYGQYAERGYVAGKLKGGLDLDTDLRRLGIMRDALSAHTDAPGLMIDSNESWQVKQAVRYVSAIEQHFDLVWVEEPLRRWDAVGHARLSDAIRAAVATGENLTGVEQFRPLFEAGAPDIVQAGSIWGVTHFQRLSFAAAVRDLPVSIVGHNANPAVVHVATAVPNHLTTEVQALDYAPGVHVDQEVVDGGIVLGDEPGAGIRIDEAAIAAAREGAGWANPAGPHMRPTRAGLRMLLDGVER
- a CDS encoding CaiB/BaiF CoA transferase family protein: MTESTGVLAGYRVLDCSIAMAGPFAAQRLGDLGADVVKVEPTTGEWQRHAAAGGAQGNEINVSFLSLNRNKRSVALDLKSDAGKEALRALVADADVFLQNYRPGVAARLGVDYESLRAINPSIVYVSISGYGEDGPYRDRPGQDLLLQAMSGAMLSAGRHGDEPTPAGQYLADAVTASTAFEGVLAALLHRERTGEGQLVTVNMLDALTTLQMQELSVFTVGKKTQERSAEPHAHVYIRAPYGVFATSDGFVALAFADLHELGRLIGEPAFEGWNSEVEGWTRRDEIHAKTAAKLAEKPSGYWIETLGAAGMWIGPVHGYQELVDDPQVVHNGTFIEYDHPTEGHVKTPGFPYRFSKTPPKLVRGAPRVGEHTREILAQAGFDDAAIDALLASGAAKETTDAPASASAPDPAAPAHAVPRAEPEPVEA
- a CDS encoding Gfo/Idh/MocA family protein, which gives rise to MSRKVRLGAVGAGWWATSNHFPIFAGRDDVELVGVCGIGPELAAVRDQFGFGMATRDYDELLDQGLDAVVVTTPHDLHFAQAVQAVDRGLHVLVEKPVTLHADEGWELARRVEEAGVHFLAPYGWNYKPFTVEARKLVEAGHLGEIQHVVCNMASPTTGLFAGDTNHIRALWDSQTSGPDPSTWQSPSRGGGYAHGQVTHSSALLFWLTELRAASVMSKVSTAGAAVDLYDAAVITFDNHALGSLSGAATVPDGDPYQVDLRIFGTEGILLVDTERERVSLHRHDGQKWDLDIEPGAGAYECIVPPNRFIDLITGASTENNSDATVAARSIELIDAMLRSSAAGGAEVRVHEHETADAAKGTR
- a CDS encoding MBL fold metallo-hydrolase — its product is MEIRPGLHRVQAPLEERFVALYLLVGTDAALLVDTGVPASITETLLPYLDEVGIPRAKVKWAVNTHCDWDHTGGNRALTEALPHVQVMAGAADVPLVEDVEALIDSRYGEFIDTDGFVDPPELTASIREWAQLVPVDRALEGGETFDLGGRSVTVLHVPGHSPGHVAVYDPENRALMIGDATLGATVPFADGRPAFPPTYRDTADYVDSIHAFRALDADLLLTAHYPVYEGEGVAAFLDESEAYTEQVDEILAGLLKGQDAPSTALELIRAAGPALGPWPPEALDYSIFPVTGNLERMEARGLAASATAEDGRRRWTWTGDAA